Part of the Pseudomonadota bacterium genome, GGTTGATTTCACTTTAGGAGAGCCAGGAACGGAGGACTTCGTACAGTACTGGGCAGCATGGCAGCTCTTGCAAGAGGGATTGAATCCCTACGATGCCGGCCTTATGAATGCGATACAGCAGACGGTTGGCCAAAAAGCGGAGGTGACAACCATGATGTGGAATCCCCCCTGGACCGTACTCTTGATGTCGCCAATCCTGTGGCTTCCCTTTTCTAAAGCGGCACTGGCGTTCTCTCTGGGTGCAATCTTGCTTGTCTGCTTGATAGCCGTGCTTACGCCCGTTGCTCTAGGTAAAACTAGACCTAACTTGCTAGTAAGCGCCGTGGTAACGATCTGCTTTTATCCGATGCTTGAGTGCCTACAGTGGGGGCAATTAAGCATTATAATGACAGCGGCCTCTGTTCTCTTTCTTCTTTTTGAAAGACGACGCATGTTTTTTAGCGCTGGTATAGCTCTGCTGCCCCTGACATTTAAGTCACACCTCTTCTTTCTCTTTGTTATTCCAGCGGCTATATGGCTCTGGCAACTTTCAAGAGATGCAAGGCGCTCATTTCTCTGTGGAGTTATAGGGGGATTCTCTATTCTTATAGGAATAACGGCGCTTCTCTGGCCGCAAGCCCTCGCCTGGTGGATTGTAGCGATTACAACTCCCCCCGCTTATTCTGGAGCAGTTCCGCTGACGGAGTGGCAAACCACTACGATCTCCACCCTAGTAAGGATCTCCGTAAGCTCAGTTACAGGCGCCACTCCGGAGTGGCCTATGTGGGTGGTGCCTATGGTAAGCTTTATCCTTACTATTATGTTTTTCTACCGCTATAGGGGGCCGATCAACTGGAGCGTAGTGGCTCCAACGCTCTTATGCCTCTCTTTAACTACCGGAAGTTATGGTTGGCTCTACGATCACTCGCTGCTTGTAATCTGCCAGATCGCTCTTGTTTGTGATGCTATAAGCTATTCTAGAAGGGTAGCTACTTTTAGTATGCTTATCTTGATCGGGCTGCTTCAAATAGCCGCTCTAGTAGTAGGGACGCAGACAGGGCATGCCCAGCACCATTTCGTATGGTTGCCGTGGGCTATGTTACTACTACTTATTTTAAACGGCGCTGTTCTGCGGCGGCAGAAACAAGCCTGTGCGTAAAAAGCTAGCCGAAAGGTCGGCTGCTCTGCGGCTGAATGGAAAGACCCCATGAAAAATAGGGATTATAATCTCGCCTTGGCAACCCTCTAGGTGCGCCTCTCTTACAAGAACGAGCCCATCGTTATCCTCACTAAAGATTGAGAGTGCGCCCCATACTGAATGTAACGATCCGATCACGCACCCTATTTCAATGTGATTAGATCGCTTGGAGAGGGTCAGATCCCCTAGTTCAGAGAGAGCCGGGCCAAAGAGCGAACGCATGGCAGAGTAGTTTTTAAGAATGCGCGCTATCGTTGCCCCGTTATGAGGCGAGCCGAGCGTTACAAGGCGGTGCAGTGGAGCCGATATTGTATCATAAGAGTCCAGAGCTCGGACAACTATACCACCTAGCGAGTGCGCAACGAATGAAACCGGTGCACCCTGTGCGATCTTAGCGATAAATGAATCGAGCTGCTCTGCTGCTTGCGAGATAGTAAGGTGTCGTGAGGCGTATCCAAAGGTGTGAACGGTGGTCTCTGGGATAAGTCTGCGTAGCCGGCGAGCAAGCAGGAACATATCGTAACGTGTTCTGCCAAGACCGTGCACTAAAACAGTATGTGGAGAGATCTGTAGTGAGGACATTGCGATATCCGTTAAATAATAGAGTTCTTACAGATACCGAGCCCCTCTACCCCGTATTCTATTACATCTCCCGTAGTAAGAAAGCGCGGTGGAGATCTTCCGGCTCCAACACCTGCAGGGGTGCCGGTGCTGATAACATCGCCGGGAAGAAAAAGAGCATATCGCGAGTAGATCCATCCTGACAGATTTCACCGTTCAGCGAGAGCCAGAGGTGTAGATCCTCCGTCGTGGTTAGCTCATCACTGCTAAGTAGATATGGGCCAAACGGCGCAAATGTGTCGCAACTCTTGCCCTTAATAAACTGCCCACCCCGTTCCTTCTGAAAGGCACGCTCGCTGATGTCGTTCATAATGCAGTAACCTGCTATGTGTTTGCTTGCATCTGCGACACTGATATATGAGGCGCGTGTTCCGACCACCACAGCCAACTCAACCTCCCAATCAGTTTTTGCTCCGCCCCTTGGGAGCCGTATCTGATCGGTTGCTCCGCACATAGCCGTTGTAGCCTTAGAGAATATCATAGGCTCTGTGGGTAGCGGCGAGGAGGTTTCCTCGGCATGTGCGCGGTAATTAAGGCCAACGCAGAGTATCTTACTGGGTCGTGCTATGGGGGGAGCT contains:
- a CDS encoding glycosyltransferase family 87 protein — translated: MRRAVIIDLFVVALLSLMLSVIFNTVDFTLGEPGTEDFVQYWAAWQLLQEGLNPYDAGLMNAIQQTVGQKAEVTTMMWNPPWTVLLMSPILWLPFSKAALAFSLGAILLVCLIAVLTPVALGKTRPNLLVSAVVTICFYPMLECLQWGQLSIIMTAASVLFLLFERRRMFFSAGIALLPLTFKSHLFFLFVIPAAIWLWQLSRDARRSFLCGVIGGFSILIGITALLWPQALAWWIVAITTPPAYSGAVPLTEWQTTTISTLVRISVSSVTGATPEWPMWVVPMVSFILTIMFFYRYRGPINWSVVAPTLLCLSLTTGSYGWLYDHSLLVICQIALVCDAISYSRRVATFSMLILIGLLQIAALVVGTQTGHAQHHFVWLPWAMLLLLILNGAVLRRQKQACA
- a CDS encoding alpha/beta fold hydrolase produces the protein MSSLQISPHTVLVHGLGRTRYDMFLLARRLRRLIPETTVHTFGYASRHLTISQAAEQLDSFIAKIAQGAPVSFVAHSLGGIVVRALDSYDTISAPLHRLVTLGSPHNGATIARILKNYSAMRSLFGPALSELGDLTLSKRSNHIEIGCVIGSLHSVWGALSIFSEDNDGLVLVREAHLEGCQGEIIIPIFHGVFPFSRRAADLSASFLRTGLFLPPQNSAV